From the Streptomyces syringium genome, one window contains:
- a CDS encoding GlxA family transcriptional regulator, giving the protein MLAVGIVAEVFGPHGEELPGFDFALCTDRPGPVPTDLGVPLMVGHGLDRLAAADLVIALPWAGFRTPPGPAVLDALSAAHESGSLVAAHCVGTFALAAAGLLDGRRATTHWRFAELLAHRHPDVVVDPDALYIDEGRITTGAGAAAGFDLCLHLLRREYGAAMANAVARDMVLPSHRDGGQAQYLTSPVPEDCRDERLAEVLAWAREHLHEPLPVAELARRAVMSKRSFARRFAAATGTTPHAWLRNLRLSSAEELLETTDLPIEEIAHRVGYGSAAVLREQFVRRRGVPPRSYRRSFTNAP; this is encoded by the coding sequence ATGCTCGCCGTCGGCATCGTCGCCGAGGTGTTCGGCCCGCATGGGGAGGAGCTGCCCGGCTTCGACTTCGCGCTGTGCACCGACCGGCCCGGGCCGGTCCCCACCGACCTCGGGGTGCCGCTCATGGTCGGGCACGGCCTGGACCGGCTGGCCGCCGCTGACCTGGTGATCGCCCTGCCATGGGCCGGCTTCCGTACGCCACCGGGCCCCGCCGTGCTCGACGCGTTGTCGGCCGCGCACGAGAGCGGCTCTCTGGTCGCAGCCCACTGTGTCGGCACGTTCGCCCTCGCCGCCGCCGGGCTGCTCGACGGCCGAAGGGCCACCACCCACTGGCGGTTCGCCGAACTACTGGCCCACCGCCACCCGGACGTCGTCGTGGACCCCGACGCCCTCTACATCGACGAGGGGCGGATCACCACAGGAGCGGGAGCCGCCGCGGGCTTCGATCTGTGCCTGCATCTGCTCAGGCGGGAGTACGGGGCCGCGATGGCCAACGCCGTCGCCCGCGACATGGTGCTGCCCTCCCACCGGGACGGAGGCCAGGCCCAGTACCTGACCTCCCCCGTCCCCGAGGACTGCCGGGACGAGCGGCTCGCCGAGGTACTCGCCTGGGCGCGCGAGCACCTCCACGAGCCGCTTCCCGTCGCGGAACTGGCCCGACGCGCCGTGATGAGCAAGCGGTCCTTCGCCCGGCGCTTCGCCGCCGCGACCGGCACCACCCCGCACGCCTGGCTCCGGAACCTGCGACTGAGCAGCGCCGAGGAACTCCTGGAAACCACGGACCTTCCGATCGAGGAGATCGCCCACCGGGTCGGCTACGGCAGCGCGGCCGTCCTGCGCGAACAGTTCGTGCGCCGCCGGGGTGTGCCGCCCCGTTCCTACCGCCGTTCCTTCACCAACGCGCCGTAG